A genomic segment from Labilithrix sp. encodes:
- a CDS encoding general secretion pathway protein GspC: MQVDQLLKKNFWLVILPMIGIAALLNAQAVTQLVGIGLGPDEKALSTPPPVAKGTILTTTSARSTDPEPIITRNPFDHVTGSLKPVPVDESVETTGPLDTTDPWNAPNCDGVKVLIIAASADPEWSFAAFSGEGGKSIMRRRGGDVNGKTLHFVGWDRVWLQNGAALCQASLFETKDAPKAAAPAAPAPASDAGPPPRGAKPLDPDMAKGIQKVSPTEFNIDRGVVDKILENQAELMRQARIVPEQENGKVVGIRLFGVRPDTLLGTLGMENGDRLQTINGFDMASPEKALEAYARLRTADKLTISLNRRGQNMNIDYNIH, encoded by the coding sequence ATCCAAGTCGACCAGCTGCTGAAGAAGAACTTCTGGCTCGTGATCCTTCCGATGATCGGGATCGCGGCGCTGCTGAACGCCCAGGCCGTGACGCAGCTCGTCGGCATCGGCCTCGGCCCGGACGAGAAGGCGCTCTCGACCCCACCGCCCGTCGCGAAGGGGACGATCCTGACGACGACGAGCGCTCGCTCGACGGACCCCGAGCCGATCATCACCCGCAACCCGTTCGACCACGTCACCGGATCGCTGAAGCCGGTGCCGGTCGACGAGAGCGTCGAGACCACGGGCCCGCTCGATACGACCGATCCCTGGAACGCCCCCAACTGCGACGGGGTGAAGGTCCTCATCATCGCCGCGTCGGCCGATCCCGAGTGGTCGTTCGCGGCGTTCAGCGGCGAGGGCGGCAAGTCGATCATGCGCCGCCGCGGCGGCGACGTGAACGGCAAGACCCTCCACTTCGTCGGCTGGGACCGGGTCTGGCTCCAGAACGGCGCCGCGCTCTGTCAGGCGAGCCTGTTCGAGACGAAGGACGCGCCGAAGGCCGCCGCCCCCGCCGCGCCCGCGCCCGCCTCCGACGCCGGCCCGCCGCCGCGTGGCGCGAAGCCGCTCGATCCCGACATGGCGAAGGGGATCCAGAAGGTCAGCCCGACCGAGTTCAACATCGATCGCGGCGTCGTCGACAAGATCCTCGAGAACCAGGCGGAGCTGATGCGTCAGGCGCGCATCGTCCCCGAGCAGGAGAACGGCAAGGTCGTCGGCATCCGCCTCTTCGGCGTCCGTCCCGACACGCTCCTCGGCACGCTCGGCATGGAGAACGGCGACCGCCTCCAGACGATCAACGGTTTCGACATGGCGAGCCCCGAGAAGGCGCTCGAGGCGTACGCGCGCCTCCGCACCGCGGACAAGCTGACGATCAGCCTGAACCGCCGCGGCCAGAACATGAACATCGACTACAACATCCACTGA
- the gspD gene encoding type II secretion system secretin GspD, with amino-acid sequence MKKRSAALALTALSAVPFIAGLAEAQPRIRDRSPRGDASAIPTQATPTPAAGGGTKDTTPTVGPNGKAQGDTQSLSQFESGLEFEPRSPNSRVTFSLEDADLGELVRVISQMTGKRFIFGPKVKNIKASVYTPQKITVAEAYQAFLSILEANKLTVVPHGRFLKIVDTDAIATTGTPVYGATEASPSEERYVTRLHRLGHISADDAAGVLGKFKSKEADITVYAPGNLIIITDTGTNIRRMMTILEEIDVGSSGDQIFFEPIHYSSAQEVEKRINELFDIKAASTPAAPARAGAAGSAPSTSASAGGGGELHVAKIVADDRTNSLIIVATERAYLRMLELIKRIDVPQTGEGEIHVLPLQHADATELTKTLTEIITGAVAPAAGTPPGRGAAAPAATPGAPPQGIFEGGVKVSADKATNSIVITSSLRDYVSLRAVIDRLDQPRRQVFIEAVIMDLQLKRSDALGVSFHGGVPFKFETDNDSTIFGGNKILNTIPPIPTGDPDALQGFALGVRGPGIPGTQNLLGTGISIPAFGTFIQAIARTGDTDLLSTPHILALDNEDAEINVGDNVPLQTNQGLGSLAGLAGGATGAAGAAGLGALAGGLGGFGAFGGVPRQDVGTKIKIKPHLNDSNEVRLDVQEEISEVGANVGGTSGAFNISKRTATTKLVVADQQTVVIGGLIRNVVGRSEEKVPVLGDIPVLGALFRKRTNQNEKRNLILVMTPYIIRNQQDLRTVFERKMQERQEYLDRYFVFSEVQEYTPPKDWSRTNGLVEDIRQSYFKLDERRRLDEIARPKDVKIHEPQQPIEMPQGIRPSSSGAGGAPPPTGDTPAPTRTRRGGTNDTAGQPQPQAPAGGGNPPVNVTPPTRNIERIER; translated from the coding sequence ATGAAGAAGCGATCTGCAGCGCTCGCCCTCACCGCTCTCTCCGCAGTTCCCTTCATCGCGGGGCTCGCGGAAGCGCAGCCGCGCATCCGCGATCGCAGCCCGCGCGGCGACGCGTCGGCGATCCCGACGCAGGCGACGCCCACGCCCGCCGCCGGTGGCGGCACGAAGGACACGACCCCCACGGTGGGCCCGAACGGCAAGGCGCAGGGCGACACGCAGAGCCTCTCGCAGTTCGAGAGCGGCCTCGAGTTCGAGCCGCGCTCCCCGAACTCCCGCGTCACGTTCTCGCTCGAGGACGCCGACCTCGGCGAGCTCGTGCGCGTGATCTCGCAGATGACGGGGAAGCGCTTCATCTTCGGACCGAAGGTGAAGAACATCAAAGCGAGCGTGTACACGCCGCAGAAGATCACCGTCGCCGAGGCGTACCAGGCCTTCCTCTCGATCCTCGAGGCGAACAAGCTCACCGTCGTCCCGCACGGCCGCTTCCTCAAGATCGTCGACACCGACGCGATCGCGACGACCGGCACGCCGGTCTACGGCGCGACGGAGGCGTCGCCGTCGGAGGAGCGCTACGTCACGCGCCTCCATCGCCTCGGCCACATCAGCGCCGACGACGCGGCGGGGGTCCTCGGCAAGTTCAAGTCGAAGGAAGCGGACATCACCGTCTACGCGCCCGGCAACCTCATCATCATCACCGACACCGGCACGAACATCCGGCGGATGATGACGATCCTCGAGGAGATCGACGTCGGCTCCTCGGGCGATCAGATCTTCTTCGAGCCGATCCACTACTCGTCGGCGCAAGAGGTCGAGAAGCGCATCAACGAGCTCTTCGACATCAAGGCCGCCTCGACGCCCGCGGCGCCCGCGCGGGCCGGCGCGGCCGGCAGCGCGCCGTCCACGAGCGCGAGCGCGGGCGGCGGCGGCGAGCTGCACGTCGCGAAGATCGTCGCCGACGACCGCACCAACTCGCTCATCATCGTCGCGACCGAGCGCGCGTACCTGCGCATGCTCGAGCTGATCAAGCGCATCGACGTCCCGCAGACGGGCGAGGGCGAGATCCACGTCCTCCCGCTCCAGCACGCGGACGCGACCGAGCTCACGAAGACGCTCACCGAGATCATCACCGGCGCGGTCGCCCCCGCGGCCGGCACCCCGCCGGGCCGCGGCGCGGCTGCGCCGGCCGCGACCCCGGGCGCGCCGCCGCAGGGCATCTTCGAGGGCGGCGTGAAGGTCTCCGCCGACAAGGCGACCAACTCGATCGTCATCACGTCCTCGCTCCGCGACTACGTCTCGCTCCGCGCCGTCATCGATCGCCTCGACCAGCCGCGGCGTCAGGTCTTCATCGAGGCCGTCATCATGGACCTCCAGCTGAAGCGCTCCGACGCGCTCGGCGTGAGCTTCCACGGCGGCGTGCCGTTCAAGTTCGAGACGGACAACGACTCGACCATCTTCGGCGGCAACAAGATCCTCAACACGATCCCGCCGATCCCGACCGGCGACCCCGACGCGCTGCAGGGCTTCGCCCTCGGCGTCCGCGGTCCCGGCATCCCCGGCACGCAGAACCTCCTCGGGACGGGCATCTCGATCCCCGCGTTCGGCACGTTCATCCAGGCGATCGCGCGCACGGGCGACACCGACCTCCTCTCCACCCCGCACATCCTCGCGCTCGACAACGAGGACGCGGAGATCAACGTCGGCGACAACGTCCCGCTCCAGACGAACCAGGGCCTCGGCTCGCTCGCGGGCCTCGCCGGCGGCGCGACCGGCGCGGCGGGCGCGGCCGGCCTCGGCGCGCTCGCCGGCGGCCTCGGCGGCTTCGGCGCGTTCGGCGGCGTCCCGCGTCAGGACGTCGGCACCAAGATCAAGATCAAGCCGCACCTCAACGACTCGAACGAGGTCCGCCTCGACGTGCAGGAGGAGATCAGCGAGGTCGGCGCGAACGTCGGCGGCACCTCCGGCGCGTTCAACATCTCGAAGCGCACCGCGACGACCAAGCTCGTCGTGGCCGATCAGCAGACCGTCGTCATCGGCGGCCTCATCCGAAACGTGGTCGGCCGCTCGGAGGAGAAGGTCCCCGTCCTCGGCGACATCCCGGTCCTCGGCGCGCTCTTCCGCAAGCGCACGAACCAGAACGAGAAGCGCAACCTCATCCTCGTGATGACGCCGTACATCATCCGCAACCAGCAGGACCTCCGGACCGTGTTCGAGCGGAAGATGCAGGAGCGGCAGGAGTACCTCGATCGCTACTTCGTCTTCAGCGAGGTGCAGGAGTACACGCCGCCGAAGGACTGGTCGCGCACGAACGGCCTCGTCGAGGACATTCGCCAGTCGTACTTCAAGCTCGACGAGCGCCGTCGCCTCGACGAGATCGCGCGCCCGAAGGACGTGAAGATCCACGAGCCGCAGCAGCCGATCGAGATGCCGCAAGGCATTCGCCCCTCCTCGAGCGGCGCGGGCGGCGCGCCGCCGCCGACCGGCGACACGCCGGCGCCGACGCGCACGCGCCGCGGCGGCACCAACGACACCGCCGGTCAGCCGCAGCCGCAGGCGCCGGCCGGGGGCGGCAACCCGCCGGTCAACGTCACGCCTCCGACCAGGAACATCGAACGGATCGAGCGGTGA
- the gspE gene encoding type II secretion system ATPase GspE, protein MSMEQRFLGEILTRRAGIPLERLEPLYAVQREKGIELVDLLVNGNVVDEATIARALAEEAELPYIDKIDVDRIATPLATRLPIGFAKQHKMLITNEDDFSVFVLMGDPFDTTALDEVRVLFGKPVEATVAPSEKIEDAINRVYERDAGGGELESSEEHVDDEVAGGDILDSDDEAPVIRWVNSLFLQAMKERASDIHIEPEEKEVIVRYRIDGELYVARRAPRAFMSSIVSRVKIESALNIAEKRLPQDGRISKKIAGKAFDIRVSTIPTSRGYERIVMRLLNKSSVLLDLPDLGFSARDYALMDTLIHRPDGIILVTGPTGSGKTTTLYACLNRINQPNINILTAEDPVEYELPQIHQVHVNAKIGLTFASALRAFLRQDPDVVMVGEIRDKETVEIAINASLTGHLVLSTIHTNDAAGAFTRMVDMGVEPFLLRSAVIGVLAQRLVRMLCPSCKESYNASPADLEELGLTPERAAARRKRQTIPTSRYYPRSVHAQDPLEHLPEHITLFRPKGCDKCAQTGFTGRRGIYELLMMDDVVGPMVLKGADAQAIKRAAMEQGMDSLRDDGARKVLAGLTSLEEVLGATQDDVEADTAQPTSVRNVRV, encoded by the coding sequence GTGAGCATGGAGCAGCGCTTCCTCGGCGAGATCCTCACGCGTCGGGCCGGCATCCCGCTGGAGCGCCTCGAGCCGCTGTACGCGGTGCAGCGCGAGAAGGGCATCGAGCTCGTCGATCTCCTCGTCAACGGCAACGTCGTCGACGAGGCGACGATCGCGCGCGCGCTCGCGGAGGAGGCGGAGCTCCCCTACATCGACAAGATCGACGTCGACCGCATCGCGACGCCGCTCGCGACGCGCCTCCCGATCGGCTTCGCGAAGCAGCACAAGATGCTCATCACGAACGAGGACGACTTCTCCGTCTTCGTGCTGATGGGCGATCCGTTCGACACGACCGCGCTCGACGAGGTCCGCGTCCTCTTCGGCAAGCCGGTCGAGGCCACCGTCGCGCCGAGCGAGAAGATCGAGGACGCGATCAACCGCGTCTACGAGCGCGACGCCGGCGGCGGCGAGCTCGAGTCGAGCGAGGAGCACGTCGACGACGAGGTCGCCGGCGGCGACATCCTCGACTCCGACGACGAGGCGCCGGTCATCCGCTGGGTCAACTCGCTCTTCCTCCAGGCGATGAAGGAGCGCGCGAGCGATATCCACATCGAGCCGGAAGAGAAAGAGGTCATCGTCCGCTATCGGATCGACGGCGAGCTCTACGTCGCTCGTCGCGCACCGCGAGCGTTCATGAGCAGCATCGTCAGCCGCGTGAAGATCGAGTCCGCGCTCAACATCGCCGAGAAGCGCCTCCCGCAGGACGGACGCATCTCGAAGAAGATCGCGGGCAAGGCGTTCGACATCCGCGTCAGCACCATCCCGACGAGCCGCGGCTACGAGCGGATCGTCATGCGTCTCCTCAACAAGTCGTCGGTCCTCCTCGACCTGCCCGACCTCGGCTTCAGCGCGCGCGACTACGCGCTGATGGACACGCTCATCCACCGCCCCGACGGCATCATCCTCGTCACCGGCCCGACCGGCTCCGGCAAGACGACGACGCTGTACGCGTGCTTGAACCGCATCAACCAGCCGAACATCAACATCCTCACGGCGGAGGACCCGGTCGAGTACGAGCTCCCCCAGATCCATCAGGTCCACGTCAACGCGAAGATCGGCCTCACCTTCGCGAGCGCGCTCCGCGCCTTCCTCCGTCAGGATCCCGACGTCGTCATGGTCGGCGAGATCCGCGACAAGGAGACGGTCGAGATCGCGATCAACGCGTCGCTCACCGGTCACCTCGTGCTCAGCACGATCCACACGAACGACGCCGCCGGCGCGTTCACGCGTATGGTCGACATGGGGGTCGAGCCGTTCCTCCTCCGCTCCGCCGTCATCGGCGTCCTCGCGCAGCGCCTCGTGCGCATGCTCTGCCCGAGCTGCAAGGAGTCGTACAACGCGTCGCCGGCCGACCTCGAAGAGCTCGGCCTCACGCCGGAGCGCGCGGCGGCGCGGCGGAAGCGCCAGACGATCCCGACCTCGCGCTACTACCCGCGCAGCGTTCACGCGCAGGACCCGCTCGAGCACCTCCCCGAGCACATCACCCTCTTCCGCCCGAAGGGTTGCGACAAGTGCGCGCAGACGGGCTTCACCGGCCGCCGCGGCATCTACGAGCTCCTGATGATGGACGACGTCGTCGGTCCGATGGTGCTCAAGGGCGCCGACGCGCAGGCGATCAAGCGCGCGGCGATGGAGCAGGGCATGGACTCGCTCCGCGACGACGGCGCGCGCAAGGTCCTCGCCGGGCTCACCAGCCTCGAGGAGGTCCTCGGCGCGACGCAGGACGACGTCGAGGCCGACACCGCGCAGCCGACCTCCGTCCGCAACGTGAGGGTGTGA
- a CDS encoding type II secretion system F family protein, with protein MLMLGTGLMTVMMVVVVPKVTNIYATLDRALPWYTALLIFVSNALSSNEMLGFVTSLATMVFTRKALAPGTKKTAWTIAAVLGASALLMFFFAVSSILSYSIGIVIGIVVGFVLSRFLLYIATPQGKVWKDGILLKAPLFGPVLRMLAVSRFARTLATLLKSGVPLLKAMDIVRHVLDNAALSKIVEDATSSIREGESISVPLKRSKQFPPIVVHMIAVGEKSGQLETMLENVSRAYDAQVDTRVQAMTSLLEPLIIVFMGGGVGFIAFSILMPLIQMNDFVQ; from the coding sequence ATGCTCATGCTCGGCACCGGCCTCATGACGGTGATGATGGTCGTCGTCGTGCCGAAGGTGACGAACATCTACGCCACCCTCGACCGCGCGCTGCCCTGGTACACCGCGCTCCTCATCTTCGTGTCGAACGCGCTCTCGTCGAACGAGATGCTCGGCTTCGTCACGTCGCTCGCGACGATGGTGTTCACGCGCAAGGCGCTCGCGCCGGGCACGAAGAAGACGGCCTGGACGATCGCGGCCGTGCTCGGCGCCTCCGCGCTCCTGATGTTCTTCTTCGCGGTGAGCTCGATCCTCTCGTACTCGATCGGCATCGTCATCGGCATCGTCGTCGGGTTCGTCCTCTCGCGCTTCCTCCTCTACATCGCGACGCCGCAAGGAAAGGTCTGGAAGGACGGAATCCTCCTCAAGGCTCCGTTGTTCGGCCCCGTGCTCCGGATGCTCGCGGTCAGCCGCTTCGCCCGGACGCTCGCGACGCTGCTGAAGAGCGGCGTGCCTCTCCTCAAGGCGATGGACATCGTCCGTCACGTCCTCGACAACGCCGCGCTCTCGAAGATCGTCGAGGACGCGACCAGCTCGATCCGCGAAGGCGAGTCGATCTCGGTGCCGCTCAAGCGGAGCAAGCAGTTCCCGCCGATCGTGGTCCACATGATCGCGGTCGGCGAGAAGTCCGGTCAGCTCGAGACGATGCTCGAGAACGTGTCACGCGCGTACGACGCCCAGGTCGACACGCGCGTCCAGGCGATGACGAGCCTCCTCGAGCCGCTCATCATCGTGTTCATGGGTGGAGGCGTCGGCTTCATCGCCTTCTCCATCCTCATGCCGCTCATCCAGATGAACGACTTCGTTCAGTGA
- a CDS encoding type II secretion system protein GspG, which yields MKPRPSAVKVFFPWERRRGVFGVLGRARVRVVAVALVLVALIVWIRGREERSAGIRATRASITTMYRAVWAYRADHDNQCPHELNELVAQGYSHDVPLDAWGRPLRLTCPGRRDPRGFEITSDGPDGIAGGLDRVE from the coding sequence ATGAAGCCTCGTCCGAGCGCAGTGAAGGTCTTCTTCCCGTGGGAGCGCCGCCGTGGCGTCTTCGGGGTCCTCGGCCGCGCGCGGGTCCGGGTCGTCGCGGTCGCGCTCGTCCTCGTCGCGCTCATCGTCTGGATCCGCGGCCGCGAGGAGCGGTCCGCCGGCATCCGCGCGACGCGGGCCTCGATCACGACGATGTACCGCGCGGTCTGGGCCTACCGCGCCGACCACGACAACCAGTGCCCCCATGAGCTCAACGAGCTCGTCGCGCAGGGGTACTCTCATGACGTTCCTCTCGACGCGTGGGGCCGCCCGCTGCGGCTCACATGTCCAGGGCGCCGCGATCCGCGCGGCTTCGAGATCACGAGTGACGGCCCCGACGGCATCGCCGGCGGCCTCGACAGGGTAGAGTGA
- a CDS encoding prepilin-type N-terminal cleavage/methylation domain-containing protein, whose product MKTRYNLKRLRRLASRGVTLIEILIVLAIVGLIAGGVAVVAIPKYAEAQKKQAKNDVLAIHPVAEKYRVDHPGSCVTVEQLKAEKELSPGSKITDPWDTPYKINCADDETYVLSAGPDKKEGTADDIRIPEGAPGQ is encoded by the coding sequence ATGAAGACCCGATACAACCTCAAGCGACTTCGCCGTCTTGCTTCTCGTGGCGTCACGCTCATCGAAATCCTGATCGTCCTCGCGATCGTCGGCTTGATCGCCGGCGGCGTCGCGGTCGTCGCGATCCCGAAGTACGCCGAGGCGCAGAAGAAGCAGGCGAAGAACGACGTCCTCGCCATCCACCCCGTCGCCGAGAAGTACCGCGTCGACCACCCGGGCTCGTGCGTGACGGTCGAGCAGCTGAAGGCCGAGAAGGAGCTCAGCCCCGGCTCGAAGATCACGGACCCGTGGGACACGCCGTACAAGATCAACTGCGCGGACGACGAGACCTACGTCCTCAGCGCGGGCCCCGACAAGAAGGAGGGCACCGCCGACGACATCCGCATCCCCGAGGGCGCCCCCGGTCAGTGA
- a CDS encoding type II secretion system protein: MKYLHFTYFRPARVRRARGMTLIEVLIVMALMGLILSAVVIGSGQLSSSKLRRSSTMITGAIRIGFARATSSSKTVRLVMDFEESEIWLEEGDQPHLVQSKDLSGTGGAAAGTEEEKAAQEETGRIMKGPTAPRTAFREIDAMGMAASAPGKGHKKLDSNIHFRRVQTSHDVEERKSGRAYLYFWPGGQTERAAIQLKVGTNDDESNAVTLLVAPLTAKVTVKDGAVDMPKPVDDKEASERDDTGSF; encoded by the coding sequence ATGAAGTACCTGCATTTTACATATTTCCGGCCGGCGAGGGTCAGGCGCGCGCGAGGCATGACCCTCATCGAGGTGCTCATCGTCATGGCGCTCATGGGGCTCATCCTGAGCGCGGTGGTGATCGGGTCGGGGCAGCTGTCGTCGTCGAAGCTGCGGCGCTCGTCGACGATGATCACCGGGGCGATCCGGATCGGGTTCGCGCGGGCGACGTCGTCGTCGAAGACGGTGCGGCTCGTGATGGACTTCGAGGAGTCGGAGATCTGGCTCGAGGAGGGCGACCAGCCGCACCTCGTGCAGTCGAAGGACCTCAGCGGCACCGGCGGCGCGGCGGCGGGGACCGAAGAAGAGAAGGCGGCGCAGGAAGAGACGGGCCGCATCATGAAGGGGCCCACCGCGCCGCGGACAGCGTTCCGCGAGATCGACGCGATGGGCATGGCGGCCTCGGCGCCGGGCAAGGGCCACAAGAAGCTCGACAGCAACATCCATTTCCGGCGCGTGCAGACCTCGCACGACGTCGAGGAGCGGAAGAGCGGGCGCGCGTACCTCTACTTCTGGCCCGGCGGGCAGACGGAGCGCGCGGCGATCCAGCTCAAGGTCGGGACGAACGACGACGAGTCGAACGCGGTGACGCTGCTCGTCGCGCCGCTGACGGCGAAGGTCACGGTGAAGGACGGCGCGGTGGACATGCCGAAGCCGGTCGACGACAAGGAAGCCTCCGAGCGCGACGACACGGGGTCGTTCTGA
- a CDS encoding prepilin-type N-terminal cleavage/methylation domain-containing protein translates to MKRRGFSLLEVMVAIAILGLSLTVILSAQGGLAASNRSAANMGTATQLARCKMTEIEEGLLKLGYQEIDQIETGVSCCLDATPETFSCDTRVEKIELPNQNGGNSLGDGGALAGMTSMLGPNNVAGGPGLDLGVDAGGGLGGLQSMTQQLTAGAGADGLISMVMGMLYPSLKPMYEASIRRITVTVRWKEGPVERELPLTQFVTNPQRGGFAGSALMADGGAMDFGPAPGTGGTGGTGTGGTGTGTGTGGTSSGGHR, encoded by the coding sequence ATGAAGCGGCGCGGCTTCTCTCTCCTCGAGGTCATGGTCGCGATCGCGATCCTCGGCCTGTCGCTCACCGTCATCCTCTCGGCGCAGGGCGGCCTCGCCGCGTCGAACCGCAGCGCGGCGAACATGGGGACCGCGACGCAGCTCGCGCGCTGCAAGATGACCGAGATCGAGGAGGGCCTCCTCAAGCTCGGGTACCAGGAGATCGATCAGATCGAGACCGGCGTCTCGTGCTGCCTCGACGCGACGCCGGAGACGTTCAGCTGCGATACGCGCGTCGAGAAGATCGAGCTGCCGAACCAGAACGGCGGCAACTCGCTCGGCGACGGCGGCGCGCTCGCGGGCATGACGAGCATGCTCGGTCCGAACAACGTCGCCGGTGGCCCCGGCCTCGACCTCGGCGTCGACGCCGGCGGCGGCCTCGGCGGCCTCCAGTCGATGACGCAGCAGCTCACCGCGGGCGCCGGCGCGGACGGCCTCATCTCGATGGTCATGGGCATGCTCTACCCGTCGCTGAAGCCGATGTACGAGGCGAGCATCCGCCGCATCACGGTCACGGTGCGCTGGAAAGAGGGCCCGGTCGAGCGCGAGCTCCCGCTCACGCAGTTCGTCACCAACCCGCAGCGCGGCGGCTTCGCCGGCAGCGCGCTCATGGCCGACGGCGGCGCGATGGACTTCGGCCCCGCACCGGGCACCGGCGGCACGGGCGGCACCGGCACCGGCGGCACGGGCACGGGCACCGGCACCGGCGGCACCTCGAGCGGAGGGCACCGATGA
- a CDS encoding prepilin-type N-terminal cleavage/methylation domain-containing protein, translated as MTRRARRRGMTLLEIMVSMAVMAMISLLIYGAFDSISRGRRGEALRADRARQGRDAIERIVRELQGAYISMHTPSMPALVTRTTGFYAQSSSQYDRVDFTAFAHRRVNAEARESDQAEIGYFVVRDPDVDGKMDLVRREEAPIDIDFKRGGVVNVLAEDVETFDLKYLDPLTGQWVETWDSTLMSAQLNRLPLEVRIELELKPVKNTPAFKYVTKAFIPIQQPLTFGIPK; from the coding sequence ATGACACGGCGCGCTCGCCGTCGCGGCATGACCCTCCTCGAGATCATGGTCTCGATGGCGGTCATGGCGATGATCTCCCTCCTCATCTACGGCGCGTTCGACTCGATCTCGCGCGGTCGCCGCGGCGAGGCGCTGCGCGCGGACCGGGCGCGGCAGGGGCGCGACGCGATCGAGCGCATCGTCCGCGAGCTGCAAGGCGCGTACATCTCGATGCACACGCCGTCGATGCCGGCCCTCGTCACGCGGACGACCGGGTTCTACGCGCAGAGCTCCTCCCAGTACGACCGGGTCGACTTCACCGCGTTCGCCCACCGGCGCGTGAACGCGGAGGCGCGGGAGTCGGATCAGGCCGAGATCGGGTACTTCGTCGTCCGCGATCCGGACGTCGACGGGAAGATGGACCTCGTCCGCCGCGAAGAGGCGCCGATCGACATCGACTTCAAGCGCGGCGGCGTCGTGAACGTCCTCGCCGAGGACGTCGAGACGTTCGATCTCAAGTACCTCGATCCGCTGACGGGGCAGTGGGTCGAGACGTGGGACTCCACGCTGATGAGCGCGCAGCTCAATCGCCTCCCGCTCGAGGTGCGCATCGAGCTCGAGCTCAAGCCGGTCAAGAACACGCCCGCCTTCAAGTACGTCACGAAGGCCTTCATCCCGATCCAGCAACCCTTGACCTTCGGGATCCCGAAATGA